In the genome of Ziziphus jujuba cultivar Dongzao chromosome 10, ASM3175591v1, the window GTAACACAATCAGTTCATATATATACCTTTCAAGAATGTCACTTTCTTCATCAACTTTGGACTTTCCTTTGTTGAAATTGCAAGCTAGACTTGCCCCCTGCTGCACTTGTTCAGCGTCTAAAACAGCAGTTGAGGAAATGGTCACAGCTTGTGGATCCTCTGCAATAAAACAATGAAAGTTAGAAGCATATATACCATTAGACTTCATTGATCTTTGCTAAGGCagatcaaatattaaattatatagtaCTAGTTGACTACTAGATCAGTCAACCTTGCTTCACTTCTTGCTGGGTGACACTGGGTGGAAAAATGAAGGTTTCGCTACCATTGGGAGCCTTATTAGAGAAAACTGGTGATGGAATAGAAGACTCGGAGGATAGACCATGATGGTATTGATGATGATGTAGACAATAATGGTGATGGTCTTTGAGGTCTTGGAGTTGCAGATTCATCAATTTTCTCCCTTGCAGTTCAATGGCTCGCTGCAAATTAGCCctttcctctaatttttttgcAAGTAACATCTCTTGGGTATTGCAAAACATTCTCTCTGCTATTAATTGAATTGGTTAATATATCAAAATCCAAGTTCAATGCATTCCAAGGAAGTTTGCTTTTGTTTCCTATTTAGTTTGCTTTTGTTTCCTATTTCCTAATTACCTTGACAATCAAGCCCAGTTGGGCTTGAACACAATGCATAGTCTCCCCTATCCAAGTACTGATTATTTTGCTTcctgaaattttgaaattcataGCGAACATTTAATCAAAAATCAATATAGCAGGCGTTGTTGATAaccattttttgaaatataagaaGAGCAATAAGAGTTTTGATGATGAATTTGTTCATTCATACTTATCTGgtacttttcctttctctttgtaAGGCTTAACGAGCACCCGAGAATCACACACAAAATGTGGGTTCCCTTTGGCTAAAATCAGCTTCACAGTCTCAGGATACACAAACGTAACAAAACCAAACATCCTCTTTTGCTGGTATGGAATTCTCACATCTTTTACTGGTCCATAAttgcttaaaaaacaaaaaatgaaaaaaaaaaaaaaatgaaaaaaaaacagcaaaacaaatctataataaaatgaaatatagtTTTCTTCACAGGTCCCTAATTCAGTGAAGTTAAAATATTACCTGAAGTAATTAGAAACATCTTCTTCTCTAAACGTACTATCAGCTGGAAATGTCAAGTAGATCTGTCTTGAACccggattatttaaatttccaCTCAAATTCATGCCCGAAAAGTCATTCTTCATCAATGCAGCTGCTGCTAATCTGCTTAACAAGCTCACAAATATTCAAACACattccaaaaaccaaaaactcaaTATTcaacgtttatatatatatatatatatatatatacattgcacACAATCATAAAGTTTATACCTTTGGGCCTCAATTTGCTGTTGCATAAGTGCTAAATCCATGCAATTGTTGTAAGGGATCAAGGAAGTGCCTGCCATGAACTGTGAAGCCGAGGCAAGTTTCTGTTGTTGCTGAGCAGCAATTTGAAATCTCAGTAACTCTTGGCACCGTTCAAATTCACTGAGACTAATGCCATTCGGCGAACCAACAATGGAAGAAGTTTCATCACCACCGACCGAATAGTAATCTCCATGAAGGAAACGACAACTACCTCCATTTTTGCAGAACCCTCTTGCGAAATACGAACACGGTTTCCAACCACACCCAGAATTCACATCCTCGGACCCATAAGGCATACCGGGAATCGAGTAGCTCTGCTTCTGCAAATCGAGCGGCCTTGAAGTGGTGAATAAACCATCGTGTTTTGTTTCACCGAGGAAAGGAAGATTATGATCCTGAAGTTGGTAATCTTCAATAGTGGATGAAAGGGAAGACACAGAGACGTTGCTCCTATTAACAACATTAGCATAAGAAAGCAAAGGGGCTACAGAACTTGGAGTAGTGGCGGTGGAATTGGAAAAACCAGGTGATAAAGGCCAAGCACttgaagaaggtgaagatgggtTGGTTAATTCATAGCCATTGTTTGAGATTCTCAAGGAAGCGGTGGATAAAGACAAAGGGTTTGGCTGCCTTGGGATGGGGTTGAAAGGTAGTGAAGCAGAAGATGTTGAAGTTGTTAATGttaatgatgatggagaatttgTGGGCAAGAGTCCCAATTGGGATTTGGCTTTGAGAATGAGATTTTGAAGAATGGTCTCCGGCCCATACGCTAAACGAATCATTTCCTTCTCACCATGGTCTTGTATCAAAAGGTAACCCATGATTTTTGAAGCATTTTCTGGTTCACAACTTTGAATCTTTGCGAAAACTATCTTGGTTGCTTCATAGGAATCCATGGGAGTGAAAaactaagaaagaaaaaaaaaaaagaaaaaaaaatcttcagaAAGTATAGAGAGTGGACTTTGCTCTGAAAAAGAGGGAGGAAAACGATGGgaaatattggttttttttagTATAATGATAGTGAAGCTACAGCTATAGCCCTATGGAAGAGTGATGTAATGTAATGTATACAAGGTGATAAGCGACTTGTTTAATCTTTTCTCATCCTACCCCATGAAATCAAAGACCAAAGCTTTCATTTTGAAGATGATGGATGAGAATAGAAAAAGCAGAActtagaagagagagagagaggtttaaATCCCAGAACCACAACTTTTGGTGACAGTGGAAAAACCTTTAGCAGCCTTGGGAGAGGAATAAAACCTGAGTCTCAGTTTTTTACTTTCTGttctgatttttttaattttattttaaaataatctgtttttttgggtgttttttgTCATTACAGAACTGGACAAAACACGGCTAAGTGGAGGAGTGGATTCAGATCTGtttaaaaaacttgaaaaaggaAATAGTAAACACTACCACTTTGCTTTTGCTCATGTCAGTCTCTCTGGGCAGAAGGAAGAAGGTGAGGAAACCATCAAAAACAAGTTTGCGGAAAAACTTGTATGCTAACTCAAAAGAAAAtggacttttcttttttctgttacattgttttgtttatttgctaaTTCATCAGCTTCAGCCTCCAATCTGCTATATTCTTcttctagtttattattattattattattattattatttttctgaactcttttttagtttaatatttgtttactGATAGTTCTCAGAAACTTGATAGAAACCACTAaagttttaatgaaaaatttataaatcacACCCTGATAAGCTTGAATAGTTTACACATGATTTTTCCTgaagttttaaagaaaatcagaagGAAAATAAATGCATTCCCAAACTCATTTACATTGTGAGAGCAAATTGATAGCTGTTTAATACAGTTTAAATACAAACCATGGAAATAAAGAAGATCAACCGCAAATATGTGCAATATTAATACCATATTTACGATTAGCGAGGTAAACCATTATGATTAGAAATTACGTTGATAATAATATGATACATGTACATGTATGTATTGTTACAGTTTTTTCAGAAATAATTTCATTAGttatcacttaaaatattggATATTTAGTTTGTATATATCAAACATCTATGCTATGAGAGTATTAACTCGAATTACaaccataaataatataaatatttagataatttgtaatgttaaaaaaaaaaaaaaaatcatatgtcTCGACCCCAAATTAACATACCAATGATTATGGTTATGAAAACATTATAACAACTTGGTTCGGATGTTTCAGTATGCAAATAATGCAATCCTATTTACATGAATAATTTTATCTCTCCCACTTATATGCAAATTACATCattctttataattttagtttatttgaGATTAATATGATTCGAAGTACATATCATCTTTTCAAAGAATATGcgaatgaaattgaaaaaaatattacgtAGGTATTATGATGCATTTAGGGATCTCCCACGAAATTGGAAAAGCATTACGTAATTGTCAATTTTCGAAACATACAATAAAATCATAGGTATTGtcctttttttaaaacacataatgaaaTTATAAAGATATTCTATATTTaatgttccaatttttttggacaaatttttAACGATACAATGAAAAGAATAGAATTTAATGTCTATATGATAAATTTCAAAGTATTATGATACAATGTACCTAATGTCAGTTCGAAAGGTGTTGGAATTGGAAAAAACAATATGTAGGTATTGTTTTatcattgaaattaaaaatatattatgttcCTATTTTTCCAATTTGTTCAGACACAGTTTTAGCAAACATAACTAAAAGAATGAAAACTAGTATCTCAACTTTGaaattgacaaataaataataaaaacccaATTGTAGTTATAATAACTTGATTAGTAAGTAATCCTATTTATATGTACGAATATTTTTGAAGattcaattttctaatttccATGCAAATCATGGTCTACTTGAGAGAGCTTATATTAGGAGCtacatttgttttatttatttatttattttggcctAAAACCAACAACAATGATTCAAAGCACTAACCTTCTTAATACAATCAAGCAAAGTTATAGTTGGGATCTTCCTCTCTATTTGTTGGAGAAAAAACACCAAAGAAAAGCAAGCACCCTATGTATCAAACATGGAAACTTaagatcattttttttaaaaaaaaaaaaaaaaaggtagatactatcaatcatcatcatcatcatgtatTTCAAATCATGTAGAGGTTGGCATGCACGCTATACAAGAGCGCGTGTATTAACAATCCCACCTATGTCTCGTGTTAAAACAGTGCATGTTCACTTGGCATCATTGTTGACAGGACTTTTTGTGCTGTAAATTTGAATTAGATTCTTAAAATGTTTGAGAGTTGCTTTTTGGGTACTACCAATCTGCATCAACCTTCATCAACGCCCCCACCAAAATCAAACACCTTTCTCTTCCTTCTTCAACCCGTTGTCAGTGGGACCTTTTCCACGTAAGCAtgtcaaaatataatatctctttttttatttggtcaaaataatttcacatcctaaaaccaattatatagtttattttattttatttataaatagtttTCTCTGTCTTAAATTAGTAGGTGGGAGCAATTTGTATCTTATTATGGACCAACCAAgaacatgaaatttttttttttcttttttggctagAAAC includes:
- the LOC107412456 gene encoding zinc finger CCCH domain-containing protein 22 isoform X3, encoding MDSYEATKIVFAKIQSCEPENASKIMGYLLIQDHGEKEMIRLAYGPETILQNLILKAKSQLGLLPTNSPSSLTLTTSTSSASLPFNPIPRQPNPLSLSTASLRISNNGYELTNPSSPSSSAWPLSPGFSNSTATTPSSVAPLLSYANVVNRSNVSVSSLSSTIEDYQLQDHNLPFLGETKHDGLFTTSRPLDLQKQSYSIPGMPYGSEDVNSGCGWKPCSYFARGFCKNGGSCRFLHGDYYSVGGDETSSIVGSPNGISLSEFERCQELLRFQIAAQQQQKLASASQFMAGTSLIPYNNCMDLALMQQQIEAQRLAAAALMKNDFSGMNLSGNLNNPGSRQIYLTFPADSTFREEDVSNYFSNYGPVKDVRIPYQQKRMFGFVTFVYPETVKLILAKGNPHFVCDSRVLVKPYKEKGKVPDKKQNNQYLDRGDYALCSSPTGLDCQEDPQAVTISSTAVLDAEQVQQGASLACNFNKGKSKVDEESDILESIENILPDSLFASPKKSAGEQSTAIFSTVSVEANESGTTGAIDSSNLIIASPKSAFSKCPGFLVGMEPLECN
- the LOC107412456 gene encoding zinc finger CCCH domain-containing protein 22 isoform X1, yielding MDSYEATKIVFAKIQSCEPENASKIMGYLLIQDHGEKEMIRLAYGPETILQNLILKAKSQLGLLPTNSPSSLTLTTSTSSASLPFNPIPRQPNPLSLSTASLRISNNGYELTNPSSPSSSAWPLSPGFSNSTATTPSSVAPLLSYANVVNRSNVSVSSLSSTIEDYQLQDHNLPFLGETKHDGLFTTSRPLDLQKQSYSIPGMPYGSEDVNSGCGWKPCSYFARGFCKNGGSCRFLHGDYYSVGGDETSSIVGSPNGISLSEFERCQELLRFQIAAQQQQKLASASQFMAGTSLIPYNNCMDLALMQQQIEAQRLAAAALMKNDFSGMNLSGNLNNPGSRQIYLTFPADSTFREEDVSNYFSNYGPVKDVRIPYQQKRMFGFVTFVYPETVKLILAKGNPHFVCDSRVLVKPYKEKGKVPDKKQNNQYLDRGDYALCSSPTGLDCQAERMFCNTQEMLLAKKLEERANLQRAIELQGRKLMNLQLQDLKDHHHYCLHHHQYHHGLSSESSIPSPVFSNKAPNGSETFIFPPSVTQQEVKQEDPQAVTISSTAVLDAEQVQQGASLACNFNKGKSKVDEESDILESIENILPDSLFASPKKSAGEQSTAIFSTVSVEANESGTTGAIDSSNLIIASPKSAFSKCPGFLVGMEPLECN
- the LOC107412456 gene encoding zinc finger CCCH domain-containing protein 22 isoform X2, giving the protein MDSYEATKIVFAKIQSCEPENASKIMGYLLIQDHGEKEMIRLAYGPETILQNLILKAKSQLGLLPTNSPSSLTLTTSTSSASLPFNPIPRQPNPLSLSTASLRISNNGYELTNPSSPSSSAWPLSPGFSNSTATTPSSVAPLLSYANVVNRSNVSVSSLSSTIEDYQLQDHNLPFLGETKHDGLFTTSRPLDLQKQSYSIPGMPYGSEDVNSGCGWKPCSYFARGFCKNGGSCRFLHGDYYSVGGDETSSIVGSPNGISLSEFERCQELLRFQIAAQQQQKLASASQFMAGTSLIPYNNCMDLALMQQQIEAQRLAAAALMKNDFSGMNLSGNLNNPGSRQIYLTFPADSTFREEDVSNYFSNYGPVKDVRIPYQQKRMFGFVTFVYPETVKLILAKGNPHFVCDSRVLVKPYKEKGKVPDKKQNNQYLDRGDYALCSSPTGLDCQERMFCNTQEMLLAKKLEERANLQRAIELQGRKLMNLQLQDLKDHHHYCLHHHQYHHGLSSESSIPSPVFSNKAPNGSETFIFPPSVTQQEVKQEDPQAVTISSTAVLDAEQVQQGASLACNFNKGKSKVDEESDILESIENILPDSLFASPKKSAGEQSTAIFSTVSVEANESGTTGAIDSSNLIIASPKSAFSKCPGFLVGMEPLECN